The segment AGGTCAAATTGAAGAACAAAATAAACAAATGTTATTCTTAGTTGGAGCATTTTTTACAGGTTTGGCATTAATTTTCTTCATTTTAATTTTTCAATTTAACTCGATTTCTAAACCAGGAATTATAATGATCGCAATTTTCTTAAGCTTCATTGGTGTGTTTGGTGGTATTGTTATTTCTGGTAGTTCATTTGTTATTATGATGACAATGATGGGAATTATTTCTCTTGCAGGAATTGTGGTAAACAACGGAGTAGTATTGTTAGATTATACACAATTATTGATAGATAGAAAGAAAGCAGAATTAGATTTAGAGGAGGATGATTACTTAGATAAAGAAACATTATTTGAAATGATTGTAAGAGCTGGTAGAGCACGTTTACGTCCTGTATTATTAACGGCAATAACAACTATTTTAGGATTAATTCCTTTAGCAATTGGTTTAAACATTAACTTCTTTACATTATTTAGCGAGTTTGATGCTAATATCTATTTTGGAGGAGACAATGTTGTTTTTTGGGGTCCTTTAGCTTGGACCGTTATTTATGGTCTTATAGTAGCAACCTTTTTAACCTTAATATTGGTACCAATTTTATTCTACTTAATTACACTATTTAAAATGTGGATTAAAAGTAAAACATCTTCTAAAGAAATAATTACACATTAAGTATTTAATATGGATAACAGGATAGAGGAGAAAAATAACTTCTAAAATTTAATTTTTTTATTAAAAAGAGATGAAACGATTATAGTTTCATCTCTTTTTGTATTTTAGACAAAATGATTAAAAAAGGTTCTTTTACTGTAGATGAAATTAAACGAAAGTTAGAAAACTATTGTGTTTATCAAGACAGATGTCATAAAGAAGTGGAGCAAAAAATGTATGAATACAGATTAATTCCTGAAGCTAGAGAATTAATTCTTCTGAGCTTAATGAAAGATAATTTTTTAAATGAAGAACGCTTTTCTAAGAGTTATGCCAGAGGAAAATTCAGAATAAAAAGCTGGGGAAAACAACGAATTATTAGAGAATTAAAATTTAGAGATATTTCTGCATACAATTTAAAAACTGCTCTAAAAGAAATTGATGAAACAGAATATATAGCAACTATTTATAGAATAACAGAAAATAGGAATGCTGTAATATCTGAACCAAATATCTATAAAAGAAAGAAAAAATTGATAGATTTCTTAATGAGAAAAGGCTTTGAAAATGAATTGATTTACAAAGTTGTTGGTGAAGTAGTTTCTTAAATTGCTGTTTCTTTAGATTTTCTGCCTTACTAAATTCTGTTCAGCATAAATTGCATCAGTTTACAAAAAAAAAGTAACCTTCGTAAAGTCAATAAGTTGGTAAAAAGGATTAGCCCTGATTGAGCGGTTTGTTTACCCTCTTTTTGAGATGCTGAACTAATTTCAGCAGCACAAAAAAGCGAGTAGCGAAAGCAGGAAATAGCTTCTAAAATTATTTTTTAAACGTACTTAAAAAGATTGAATCGTTTTTCTTTTTTGCTGAAATTACTGCTTGTACATCATCATTCGGAATTTCAACCGACAAAACATAGTGTTTTATCTTCCAAATTTTATCCTTTTTTTCTAAAACTCCAGAACCTCTACAAGTTCCCATCCAAGTATTTAAAAGTTCATCAAACCAAGCAAAATCTCCTGTATTATTTACATAAATGTTTCGTTCTAAAGTTTTAAAATCCCAGGCTTTACCTTTATCAAAATGAGGTTTACTAAATGCTTGAAATTTGTTTTTAGTCCAATTTTCTGAAGCGTCTGTTCCTATAAAAACGGAAATGCTGTCCATTTTATTAAAATACTCATTATAATTTGCATCTGAAGCTGCTTTATGCCAACCTGTTAATACTGTATTTATTTCAGTTTTAATGAAAGAAACCTGTTCTTTTGAAACTGTTTGTTTAGGTTGATTACAACTTATAAACAATAATATTGCTATTACAAATAAGGAATACTTTTTCATTAATTTTTCTTTTTAAATATTCTAGATGATTTTTTTCCAATTGTTTTTTTCCTTCTTATTGGTAATTCTAATTTAGAAGGTTTTGCTGATTTTATTTTCTTATTAGGCTCAAATCGTTCTTCCTTTAATTTCTTATCTATAGATTTTTTAGAAATACTATCAATTTTAGTAGCATCTATTCCTATAAACTCAAAATCAACATTTATAGAATCCTCAAACATTTTTTTAGAAAGAATGGTATTTATCTTAGAGTTAACAGAAGAAAAAGCGACTATTGTTTTATCTACATGCGTATTAACTTCATTTGCAGTAATAGCAGGAATAAAAGTTAAATCTGCCAACCTTAATACTTCATTATTTAAAATATTTATTCTGGCATTAAATGAAGGAATATCAAAAAGCTTTGGCGTTACACTATCTTTTAAACTCTTCACCAAATCTCTTAATTCTAACGCATTACTTAAAGCTTCATTAGGTGATGTTTTTTCAAACCTTGAAAGAAAAGAATTTATAGCATTTAATTCTTGCCAACGCTCTACATCTTTTTTAAATTCTGGGTTTATTTTTTCTATAGAAACATGTTTTTTAACAACACTTAACAAGGGTTTTGTTTGTTCTTTTTCAACTGATTTCTCTTGTTTCTTGGTACAAGAAACTAATAATACGAAAAGTAATAAGTAGATTGAATTTTTCACAGGTAAATTTAAAAAAGTAAAAATACATAATTTAAAAACACTACAATTTATTTTAAGAAAATACTAACAAATACAGATATTATAATTTTAAAATTATTGAATAATTCTTTTTAAGAATATATATTACGAATACTAAAATCAATTACCTTTGTTTTTGATAAATACATAATTTCAAGGAATGAAAGAAATCATCTTAGTAATAGGAGCTAGTGGACAAATTGGAAATGAATTAACCCAAAGCTTGCGTGTTCTATATGGAAACAACAATGTTATTGCTTCTGATATTAGAGAAGGAGGCAAAGAAATGATGGTTTCTGGACCTTTTGAGATTATTGATGCTACTGATAAAGAAACCATTTTAAAAGTTGTTAAAAAATATAAAGTTTCACAAATATATTTATTGGCTGCAATGTTATCTGCAACTGCAGAAAAGTTTCCTCAAAAAGGATGGGATTTAAACATGAATTCTTTGCTTAATGTTTTAGATTTGGCAAAAGAAAAACACATAAAACAGGTTTATTGGCCAAGTTCTATTGCTGTTTTTGGACCAAGTTCTCCAAAACTAAATACACCACAAAAAACGATAATGGAACCTAGTACTGTTTATGGAATTAGTAAAATTTCTGGCGAATTCTGGTGTAATTATTATCATGAAAAATTTGGTGTAGATGTAAGAAGCTTACGTTATCCTGGAATTATTTCTTGGAAAACACAACCTGGTGGAGGAACAACAGATTATGCTGTAGATATTTATTTTAAAGCGATTGAAGAGGGTAAATTAGAATGTTTTTTATCTAAAAACACCCGTTTACCAATGATGTACATGAATGACGCTGTAGCTGCAACTATTAAAATAATGCAGGCAAAACCATCTGAAGTTAAAATTAGAACTTCATATAATTTATCTGCAATGGATTTTACACCCAAAGAAATTGCTTCTGAAATTAAAAAACATTTTCCCAATTTTGAGATTACTTACAAACCGGATTTTAGACAAGAAATTGCAGATTCTTGGCCCTCTTCTCTTAATGATTCTGAAGCAAGAAAAGATTGGGGTTGGCAACATAAATATGATTTAACCTCTATGACAGAAGACATTCTTGAAAATTTGAGCACCAAAAAATAACGTCTTAAAAAAAACTGTAAGTTTCTTATTTTATCATCGTCTATATACTTGTTCCTTATTAGAAAAAGAAGATAGAAATGTAACAAAAGTTACAAGTGTAATTTTTAAAATAAAATACCTTTGATGGTAAATATTAGATGATGAAAAATAGTATAGAAAAAAGTTTAGAGAATACCATTTCATATAAAGAATATACAGATTTAGTAAGCAATTTATTAGCGGAAGGAAAAGCTACAGGACCTAATCAATCTGAAGACTTAACCCATTATAGCTTGTTAAACGACAAAAGAATGAAACGTTTAAACAAAACCACTAAATTATCTGAAAAAACATTACAAAATTTACAGAAAATAGATGATCCTCAAACTTGGTTATTAATAACTGAAGGTTGGTGTGGAGATGCTGCACAGAATTCTCCTATTATTAATAAAATGGCAGAAACTAATAAAAAAATTGATTTAAGAGTTGCGCTACGTGATGAAAATCTTGAATTAATGGATTTATTTTTAACAAACGGAGGAAGAGCAATTCCTAAATTAATTGCTTTAGACAAAGACAATAATGTACTAAATACTTGGGGACCAAGACCAACTGTTGCCACTAAAATGGTTGCAGATTACAAAGCAGAACATGGTGTTATAGACGCCAAATTTAAACAAGATTTACAAGTTTGGTATAACAAAAATAAAGGCGAAAGTTTGCAAGAAGATTTTCTAGCTCTTTTTAAAAACTCTTTTGTAAGAGAGGTATAATTAAAAATCAAAAACATTTTTTAAACCGTAAATTGAAATTCAGTTTACGGTTTTTCTTTTAACTATATTTGCAGAATAAAAATAACTCATGTTTATAGATTCTAGTTCAATTCCTGAAGATGCTAAAGTTTGGATTTATCCTTCTAGTAGAAAGTTTTATCCAAATGAAATTGAAGTAATAGAAGAGAAAATAAAAACTTTTATAGAAAACTGGAAATCTACAGATGAAAATTTTACTGCTTCGTACAAATTTCTATACAACAGATTTATCATCTTAATGGCAGATGATGTTACTTCTCCTCTTACAAATGTAGATATAGATGCTTCTGTTTCTTTTATTTTACAATTACAACAAGAATACGAAGTTGAACTTTTAGACAGAATGAATGTTTGTTTTAAACAAGGTGAATTTGTACAGTACAAAGAACTTAAAGACCTTAAAAAATTAGTAAAAAACAAAGCTGTTACTGCAAAAACCATCATTTTTGATAACTTAATTACCACCAAACAAGAATTTGATAATTTCTGGGAAGTTGCGATTGAAGATAGTTGGTATAGTAGATTTCTTTAGATTATTAAGTGTTTTTTTTCTAAAAAAAAGAAAAACCAATTCCTAAAGAAACACTATCTAAACTGTCGTTATAAAAACCTAAAATAGCTTTTCTGTGAAAATCTAATCTAAGAATTGTGTTCCATCTTTTTTCTCCAATTACCTGAACCCCAATTCCTATTCCATAGTATTTTCCATCTGTGTATTTAGAAGAAGGTCGCCACATTTTACCGTAACTTGTTTCAATAAAAAAAGTATTACCGTCTTTTTCAGTAATATTGTAATGTAAACTTCCATAGGTTGGAAAGGCACTTACAGCATAGTTCCAATGATAATCAAAACCTGCATTTAAACTTACAGCAAATCTTCTGTTAAATTGATATCCAAAACCTGTTCTTAAAAATAATGCTGCAGGAATTAACAATGTTTCACCATCATCAGAATCAAATAAAACATAATTTTCATTTAATGCAAATGTTAAATTTAAAGATCCTGTAAAAAATGGTTTCCCTTTTTTTTCTTGAGAAAATGAAGTTTGTATCACAAAAAAAATGGCAATAAAAAGTAATGATTTTTTCATATTGTAGTTTTCATTTTTCAAAAGAATCAAAAACTATTCCACTTCCAAACTTTTAATAAAACCTTCAATAGAAGCTGCGTTATCAACTGAAAAATCACCAATCTTAGTTCTACGTAAAGCAGATAAATGTGCTCCAGAATTTAAAGCTTGGCCAAAATCGAAAGCTAAAGAACGAATGTAAGTTCCTTTACTACAGACCACTTTAAATTCTACTTCAGGTAAATTAACTTTCGTAATTTCAAACTCAGAAATAGTTACTGTTCTCGCTTTTATTTCTGTAGTTTCACCTTTTCTAGCCAATTCATACAAACGTATTCCATCTTTTTTAATTGCTGAAAAAATAGGTGGTTTTTGCTGAATCTCTCCAGTAAATTGTTTTGTAGTTTCTTTTAAAAGTTCTTCAGAAATATGTTCTGTAGGAAAAACGTTGTCTATTGCTGTCTCTAAATCATAACTTGGTGTAGTTGCACCAATAGTAAATGTACCTGTATATTCTTTAATTTGACCTTGGTACGTATCTATTTGTTTGGTTTGCTTTCCTGTACAAATAATTAATAAACCTGTTGCTAAAGGATCTAAAGTACCTGCATGACCCACTTTAATTTTTTTAATTTTAAAACGTTGTTTAATTTCCCAACGTAATTTATTTACAGCCTGAAATGAAGTCCATTCCAAAGGTTTATCTATCAATAAAACTTGACCATTTTGATATTCTTCTGCAGTCATTATTTGCACTGAATTTATTTTCAATATTAATTTAAAAGAGCGTAACCAATAGCAATAAAACCTACGATTGCACAGTATAAAGAAAAGTAAGATAATTTGCTTTTCTTAACTAAAGAAATCATCCATTTACAAGCTAATAAACCCGCTAAAAAAGCAGCAATAAAACCTGCTGAAATAGGAACAATTTCTGAAGATTGAAAACTAATATCACCGCCTAATAAATCTTTTCCAATTTTTCCAAAAATTAGAGGAACTACCATTAAAAAAGAAAATCGTGCAGCTCTAGTTCTATCAATTCCTAATAAAACTGATGTAGAAATTGTTGCTCCAGACCTAGAAATACCAGGCAGCATAGCAATTGCTTGAGAAATTCCAATTAATAAAGAGTTAGAAAATGAAACTTCTTTATTCGTGCTTTTTGCCTTATCAGCTAATAATAAAAGAACAGCAGTTACTAATAACATTACTCCTACTAATAAAATTTTTCCTCCAAAAAAAGACTCTAATTCTTCTTCAAAAAGTAATCCAACAACTACTGCTGGAACCATAGAAAGTATAATTTTTAGAGAGAATTTTAATTCATTATTCCATTTAAATTGAAATAATCCTTTAAAAATTTCTGCTACTTCTTTTCTAAAAATCACTAAAGTACTTAATGCTGTTGCAAAGTGTAAGACTACCGTAAAAGTTAGACTTTCTTCCGGCACAGAAGTATCTCCTAAAATTGCTTTTGCGAGCTCTAAATGTCCGCTTGAAGATACTGGTAAAAATTCTGTTAGCCCTTGAATAACTCCTAAGATAATTGCTTCTATAATGTTCATTTATTATTTTTTGGGGTTTGCTAAAATAGCATAAATTTCTATTCCTAACCCAATAATTACTAATGTTGGCGCTAAACGAATACGTTGCCAATTGTAGATTTCTTC is part of the Polaribacter sp. SA4-10 genome and harbors:
- a CDS encoding regulatory protein RecX, yielding MIKKGSFTVDEIKRKLENYCVYQDRCHKEVEQKMYEYRLIPEARELILLSLMKDNFLNEERFSKSYARGKFRIKSWGKQRIIRELKFRDISAYNLKTALKEIDETEYIATIYRITENRNAVISEPNIYKRKKKLIDFLMRKGFENELIYKVVGEVVS
- a CDS encoding thioredoxin family protein, with amino-acid sequence MKNSIEKSLENTISYKEYTDLVSNLLAEGKATGPNQSEDLTHYSLLNDKRMKRLNKTTKLSEKTLQNLQKIDDPQTWLLITEGWCGDAAQNSPIINKMAETNKKIDLRVALRDENLELMDLFLTNGGRAIPKLIALDKDNNVLNTWGPRPTVATKMVADYKAEHGVIDAKFKQDLQVWYNKNKGESLQEDFLALFKNSFVREV
- a CDS encoding nuclear transport factor 2 family protein, whose amino-acid sequence is MKKYSLFVIAILLFISCNQPKQTVSKEQVSFIKTEINTVLTGWHKAASDANYNEYFNKMDSISVFIGTDASENWTKNKFQAFSKPHFDKGKAWDFKTLERNIYVNNTGDFAWFDELLNTWMGTCRGSGVLEKKDKIWKIKHYVLSVEIPNDDVQAVISAKKKNDSIFLSTFKK
- a CDS encoding ABC transporter ATPase, yielding MFIDSSSIPEDAKVWIYPSSRKFYPNEIEVIEEKIKTFIENWKSTDENFTASYKFLYNRFIILMADDVTSPLTNVDIDASVSFILQLQQEYEVELLDRMNVCFKQGEFVQYKELKDLKKLVKNKAVTAKTIIFDNLITTKQEFDNFWEVAIEDSWYSRFL
- a CDS encoding undecaprenyl-diphosphate phosphatase, with product MNIIEAIILGVIQGLTEFLPVSSSGHLELAKAILGDTSVPEESLTFTVVLHFATALSTLVIFRKEVAEIFKGLFQFKWNNELKFSLKIILSMVPAVVVGLLFEEELESFFGGKILLVGVMLLVTAVLLLLADKAKSTNKEVSFSNSLLIGISQAIAMLPGISRSGATISTSVLLGIDRTRAARFSFLMVVPLIFGKIGKDLLGGDISFQSSEIVPISAGFIAAFLAGLLACKWMISLVKKSKLSYFSLYCAIVGFIAIGYALLN
- a CDS encoding NAD-dependent epimerase/dehydratase family protein; the protein is MKEIILVIGASGQIGNELTQSLRVLYGNNNVIASDIREGGKEMMVSGPFEIIDATDKETILKVVKKYKVSQIYLLAAMLSATAEKFPQKGWDLNMNSLLNVLDLAKEKHIKQVYWPSSIAVFGPSSPKLNTPQKTIMEPSTVYGISKISGEFWCNYYHEKFGVDVRSLRYPGIISWKTQPGGGTTDYAVDIYFKAIEEGKLECFLSKNTRLPMMYMNDAVAATIKIMQAKPSEVKIRTSYNLSAMDFTPKEIASEIKKHFPNFEITYKPDFRQEIADSWPSSLNDSEARKDWGWQHKYDLTSMTEDILENLSTKK
- the truB gene encoding tRNA pseudouridine(55) synthase TruB — encoded protein: MTAEEYQNGQVLLIDKPLEWTSFQAVNKLRWEIKQRFKIKKIKVGHAGTLDPLATGLLIICTGKQTKQIDTYQGQIKEYTGTFTIGATTPSYDLETAIDNVFPTEHISEELLKETTKQFTGEIQQKPPIFSAIKKDGIRLYELARKGETTEIKARTVTISEFEITKVNLPEVEFKVVCSKGTYIRSLAFDFGQALNSGAHLSALRRTKIGDFSVDNAASIEGFIKSLEVE